From Aquabacter sp. L1I39, the proteins below share one genomic window:
- a CDS encoding type II toxin-antitoxin system VapC family toxin: MILLDTNVISEAMKPTPDDTVRAWLDEQAAETLYLSSVTIAELLYGIGALPAGKRKDRLTEALDGVMELFADRVLPFDIAAARHYAELAVKARTAGKGFPTPDGYIAAIAASRGFPVATRDTSAFHAAGLAVINPWNAER, translated from the coding sequence ATGATCCTTCTCGACACCAATGTCATCTCGGAGGCGATGAAGCCCACGCCCGATGACACCGTCCGGGCGTGGCTCGACGAGCAGGCGGCCGAGACGCTCTATCTCTCCAGCGTCACCATCGCCGAACTACTGTATGGCATCGGTGCGCTGCCCGCGGGCAAGCGCAAAGACCGGCTCACCGAAGCCCTGGACGGGGTGATGGAGCTGTTCGCCGACCGTGTCCTGCCGTTCGATATCGCTGCCGCACGACACTATGCCGAGCTCGCCGTGAAAGCGCGCACGGCCGGGAAGGGCTTTCCGACGCCCGACGGCTATATCGCCGCAATCGCAGCCTCCCGGGGCTTCCCTGTGGCCACGCGCGATACCAGCGCCTTCCATGCCGCCGGTTTAGCGGTCATCAATCCGTGGAACGCGGAACGCTGA
- the tam gene encoding trans-aconitate 2-methyltransferase yields MASTGPGQAEDWDAALYLKFEDERTRPSSDLLARIPPIAPKYVVDLGCGPGNSTELLAHRFPQAQVAGIDTSPDMIAAARKRLPGATFLRGDVSALSLEIPADVLFANAVLQWVPDHEALMPRLMEQLAPGGVLAVQMPDNLEESSHVAMRVAAAEAPWADKLKSAADARTSLPSVDGYYAMLRPHCAALDIWRTTYHHPLNGHTAIAEWVKSTGLRPFLDPLTPEEREAYLARYTELVAPHYPVHADGKVLLAFPRLFLVARKPL; encoded by the coding sequence ATGGCCAGCACGGGACCGGGGCAGGCGGAAGACTGGGACGCCGCGCTCTATTTGAAGTTCGAGGATGAGCGCACGCGCCCCTCATCGGACCTTCTCGCGCGCATCCCGCCGATCGCCCCCAAATATGTGGTGGATCTCGGCTGCGGCCCCGGCAATTCCACGGAACTCCTGGCCCACCGCTTCCCCCAGGCGCAGGTGGCTGGCATCGACACCTCGCCAGACATGATCGCCGCCGCTCGCAAGCGTTTGCCCGGAGCCACCTTCCTGCGCGGCGACGTCTCGGCACTCTCCCTGGAAATCCCGGCCGACGTGCTGTTTGCCAATGCGGTGCTGCAATGGGTGCCGGACCATGAGGCTCTGATGCCCCGCCTCATGGAACAACTGGCGCCGGGGGGCGTGCTTGCCGTTCAGATGCCCGACAATCTGGAGGAGTCCTCCCATGTGGCGATGCGGGTTGCCGCGGCAGAAGCGCCATGGGCGGACAAGCTGAAGTCCGCCGCCGATGCCCGCACGTCATTGCCGAGCGTCGATGGCTATTACGCCATGCTGCGTCCCCATTGCGCCGCGCTCGACATCTGGCGCACCACCTATCACCATCCGCTCAATGGCCACACCGCCATTGCCGAGTGGGTGAAGAGCACGGGCCTGCGCCCATTCCTCGATCCGCTCACCCCCGAGGAGCGGGAAGCCTATCTGGCGCGCTACACCGAACTGGTCGCGCCCCATTATCCGGTCCACGCCGACGGCAAGGTGCTGCTGGCTTTTCCCCGTCTCTTCCTGGTGGCACGCAAGCCCTTGTGA
- a CDS encoding MetQ/NlpA family ABC transporter substrate-binding protein — translation MTLRSLLAGVALALVATAAGAETIKVGVTPGPHAQILEAVKPIAAKQGLDIQIVEFSDYVVPNEALNSGELQANSFQHQPYLDNQVADRGYKLVSVAQTVNFPIGIYSTKYKSLDDLPAGASVGIPNDPTNGGRVLLLLRDKGYIKLRDGVGFKPSVADITENPKKLKIVEIDAAQLPRSLPDLAAAGINTNYAKEAGLDPVKDPILREDPKGPYVNVIAVRVADKDKPYVKILVDSYRSPEVKEFILTTFKGSVLPSW, via the coding sequence ATGACCCTTCGCAGCCTTCTGGCCGGCGTGGCCCTGGCGCTCGTCGCCACCGCCGCCGGCGCCGAAACCATCAAGGTGGGCGTCACCCCCGGCCCCCATGCCCAGATCCTGGAAGCGGTGAAGCCCATTGCCGCCAAGCAGGGCCTCGACATCCAGATTGTCGAATTCTCCGACTATGTGGTGCCCAACGAGGCGCTGAATTCCGGCGAACTGCAGGCCAACTCGTTCCAGCACCAGCCCTATCTGGATAACCAGGTGGCCGATCGCGGCTACAAGCTGGTGTCGGTGGCTCAGACGGTAAACTTCCCCATCGGCATCTATTCCACCAAGTATAAAAGCCTCGATGATCTGCCGGCGGGCGCGAGCGTTGGCATTCCCAACGATCCCACCAATGGCGGGCGCGTCCTGCTGCTCCTGCGGGACAAGGGCTATATCAAGCTGCGCGACGGCGTCGGCTTCAAGCCGTCGGTGGCGGATATCACCGAGAATCCGAAGAAGCTGAAGATCGTGGAGATCGACGCGGCCCAGCTGCCGCGCTCTCTGCCCGACCTCGCCGCCGCCGGCATCAACACCAATTATGCCAAGGAAGCCGGCTTGGACCCGGTGAAGGATCCCATCCTGCGCGAGGACCCCAAGGGCCCCTATGTGAACGTCATCGCCGTGCGCGTGGCGGACAAGGACAAGCCTTATGTGAAGATCCTGGTGGACAGCTATCGCTCGCCCGAAGTGAAGGAATTCATCCTGACCACCTTCAAGGGCTCCGTGCTGCCGAGCTGGTGA
- a CDS encoding methionine ABC transporter permease, protein MSLDFLTPAMVDLLIEATKATLYMVAVAGIIGTAIGLPLGVFLATSRSGELFAAPLVNHALGLVVNAARSTPFIILVVAIIPFTRLIAGTSIGTNAAIVPLTVAAAPFIARLIEGAIREVDQGLVEAARAMGASPVQIVVKVLLPEALPAITLALTLAAVSLLGYSAMVGAVGGGGLGDLGIRFGYQRFMPEVMATVVVVLILLVQLVQSAGDLLARRLDKRNRRD, encoded by the coding sequence ATGTCGCTTGATTTCCTCACCCCCGCCATGGTCGACCTGCTGATCGAGGCCACCAAGGCCACCCTCTATATGGTGGCCGTGGCCGGCATCATCGGCACCGCCATCGGCCTGCCGCTGGGCGTGTTCCTGGCCACCAGCCGCTCGGGCGAGCTGTTCGCAGCCCCCCTCGTCAACCACGCCTTGGGGCTGGTGGTGAATGCGGCCCGCTCCACGCCCTTCATCATCCTGGTGGTGGCCATCATCCCCTTTACCCGGCTGATCGCCGGCACATCCATCGGCACCAATGCGGCCATCGTCCCGCTGACCGTTGCGGCTGCCCCCTTCATCGCCCGCCTCATCGAAGGGGCCATCCGGGAGGTGGACCAGGGGCTGGTGGAAGCTGCCCGCGCCATGGGCGCAAGCCCGGTGCAGATCGTGGTGAAGGTGCTCCTCCCCGAGGCCCTGCCGGCCATCACGCTGGCCCTGACGCTGGCGGCTGTCAGCCTCCTCGGCTACTCGGCCATGGTGGGCGCGGTGGGTGGCGGCGGCCTCGGCGACCTCGGCATCCGCTTTGGCTACCAGCGCTTCATGCCGGAGGTGATGGCCACCGTGGTGGTGGTGCTGATCCTGCTGGTGCAACTGGTGCAGAGCGCCGGCGACCTGCTCGCCCGCCGCCTCGACAAGCGCAACCGCCGGGACTGA
- a CDS encoding methionine ABC transporter ATP-binding protein, with the protein MNALSPLSAPVAALADPTGRPQAVTPSVVQFEHVGKTFAARRGTPEVAALSDVNLAVPEGTIVGVIGRSGAGKSTLIRLVNGLERPTSGRVVVDGTDITALSEPGLREARRSIGMIFQHFNLLARRTAFENAALPLEIAGVPAREIKARVEPLLDLVGLADKRDRYPAELSGGQKQRVGIARALAMRPRVLLSDEATSALDPETTNQILALLRKVNAELNLTVLLITHEMGVIKAVADRVAVLDGGRIVEDGPTYEIFARPQHATTRSFISALTGASLPPYIADRLHPEPVAGGQALVRVVFTGNHATDPVLSRVSRVLGIDLNIIQAQVDDIAGVPFGVIVVGVPSTPGTVEAMRAAVERLDLSTEVLGYVA; encoded by the coding sequence ATGAATGCCCTTTCGCCCCTTTCCGCCCCCGTTGCAGCCTTGGCGGACCCAACAGGAAGACCGCAAGCCGTGACGCCCTCCGTCGTCCAGTTCGAGCATGTGGGCAAGACCTTTGCGGCCCGGCGCGGCACGCCCGAGGTCGCGGCGCTCTCGGACGTGAACCTCGCGGTGCCGGAAGGCACCATCGTAGGCGTCATCGGCCGATCGGGCGCCGGCAAGTCCACCCTTATCCGTCTGGTGAACGGGCTGGAGCGCCCCACCTCCGGCCGCGTGGTGGTGGATGGCACCGATATTACCGCTCTGTCGGAGCCGGGCCTGCGCGAGGCACGCCGCTCCATCGGCATGATCTTCCAGCACTTCAACCTGCTGGCCCGCCGCACCGCCTTCGAGAACGCCGCTCTGCCGCTTGAGATTGCCGGTGTCCCCGCCCGCGAGATCAAGGCCCGCGTGGAGCCGCTGCTGGACCTGGTGGGCCTCGCCGACAAGCGCGACCGCTATCCGGCAGAGTTGTCGGGTGGCCAGAAGCAGCGGGTGGGCATTGCGCGGGCCCTCGCCATGCGCCCCCGCGTCCTGCTCTCGGACGAGGCCACCTCGGCGCTGGACCCCGAAACCACCAACCAGATCCTCGCTTTGCTGCGCAAGGTGAATGCGGAGCTGAACCTCACCGTCCTGCTCATCACCCATGAGATGGGAGTGATAAAGGCGGTGGCCGACCGGGTGGCGGTGCTGGACGGCGGGCGGATCGTGGAAGATGGCCCGACCTATGAAATCTTCGCCCGGCCCCAGCACGCCACTACGCGGTCCTTCATCTCGGCCCTGACGGGCGCCTCCCTCCCGCCTTACATCGCCGATCGCCTGCACCCCGAGCCGGTCGCCGGCGGTCAGGCGCTGGTGCGCGTGGTGTTCACCGGTAACCATGCCACCGACCCGGTGCTCTCGCGGGTGTCGCGGGTGCTGGGCATCGACCTCAACATTATCCAGGCCCAGGTGGACGACATTGCCGGCGTGCCGTTCGGCGTGATCGTGGTGGGCGTGCCCAGCACGCCCGGCACCGTGGAGGCCATGCGCGCCGCCGTGGAGCGGCTCGATCTCAGCACGGAGGTGCTCGGCTATGTCGCTTGA
- a CDS encoding efflux RND transporter permease subunit codes for MALNISAWAIRKPIPALVLFVVLTALGIVHFRSLPVTQMPNIDVPIVMVTVTQPGSAPSELETQVTKKIENAVAGVSGVKHISSSISEGASVTTIEFHLETAVDRAVNDTRDAVTKIRTELPQSIDEPLIQRVDIEGLPIITFAVSSATLSPEELSWFVDDTVARAVQGIRGVAQVKREGGVDREIRVSLDPDRLMALGITAAEVSRQLKATNLDVSGGRGEVGTQEQSIRTLAGATTVDALADMRIVLSNGRYVRLKTLGRVYDGSAEPRVFARLDGRPVVAFGVYRAKGFSDVVVEERVQAEIKKLGAAHPDVTFSMIDTTVRYTKADYESAMHTLIEGAILAVVVVFLFLRDWRATIITTLAIPLSILPTFWIMDLLGFSLNAVSLLAITLVTGILVDDAIVEIENIVRHMRQGKSPYRASIEAADEIGLAVVATTLTIAAVFVPVSFMGGIAGQYFKQFGITVAIAVLFSLAVARLITPLLAAYFLRDSGHHQVKEGMVMRNYVRLLGWSVRHRFVTILMGFGVFAGTIYLSTLLPSGFLPSNDISRSMLSIELPPGTTLGETQDVSDRITRLLLDQPEVASVYATAGTGGDGGMALSAGEVRKSQIVANLKPRKERAVDQKTFEGRLHDKLTAIPDMRFTWSPNGQAAQRGFSVILSGNDGEAVEEAALKLEKEVRDQVPVLSNVVSSASLDRPEIRIIPKLDQAAQLGVSVDTIAETVRIATIGDINANLAKFSAKDRQIDIRVQMDERARARLSTFDAIRVPTKTGVSVPLSAVATIEFGKGPTALERYDRARRIAVEADLVGDTPLGTALEQVKALPAARDLPAGVTLKESGDAEIMEEVFTGFALAIAAGVMLVLAVLVLLFQDVLQPITILISLPLSVGGAFIALLLTGNSVSLPVVIGFLMLMGIVTKNAILLVDFAVEAMALGHSRFEALMEAGRKRAQPIVMTTIAMAAGMIPSALALGEGGAFRAPMAIAVIGGLLASTVLSLVFVPAVFTVMDDLRRILGRVFGRFIGARDEANTSHGDQHDPHRNAAPYPKAAE; via the coding sequence ATGGCGCTCAACATTTCCGCCTGGGCGATCCGCAAGCCCATTCCCGCGCTCGTCCTGTTCGTGGTGCTGACCGCGCTCGGCATCGTGCATTTCCGGTCCCTGCCGGTGACGCAAATGCCGAACATCGACGTGCCCATCGTCATGGTCACAGTCACCCAGCCCGGCTCTGCCCCAAGCGAACTGGAGACCCAGGTAACTAAGAAGATTGAGAATGCGGTCGCCGGCGTCTCCGGAGTGAAGCACATCTCCTCCTCCATCTCGGAGGGCGCATCCGTCACCACCATCGAGTTCCACCTGGAAACGGCAGTGGACCGGGCGGTGAACGACACCCGCGACGCAGTGACGAAGATCAGGACCGAGCTGCCCCAATCCATCGACGAACCGTTGATCCAGCGCGTCGACATTGAGGGCCTGCCCATCATAACCTTCGCGGTCTCTTCAGCGACGCTGAGCCCGGAGGAATTGTCCTGGTTTGTGGACGACACGGTCGCACGCGCCGTGCAGGGCATTCGCGGCGTGGCGCAAGTAAAGCGCGAAGGCGGCGTCGACCGGGAGATCCGCGTCTCGCTCGATCCCGACCGGCTGATGGCGCTCGGCATTACCGCGGCCGAAGTCAGCCGCCAGCTCAAGGCCACCAATCTCGACGTGTCCGGAGGGCGCGGCGAGGTGGGCACGCAGGAGCAGTCCATCCGCACGCTGGCGGGCGCCACCACCGTGGACGCCCTCGCCGACATGCGCATCGTGCTGTCCAATGGGCGCTATGTGCGCCTCAAGACTCTCGGCCGTGTCTATGATGGCTCGGCGGAGCCGCGCGTGTTTGCGCGGCTCGATGGGCGGCCCGTGGTGGCCTTCGGCGTCTATCGCGCCAAAGGCTTTTCCGATGTGGTGGTGGAGGAGCGCGTCCAGGCCGAGATCAAGAAGCTCGGCGCGGCCCATCCCGACGTCACCTTCTCCATGATCGACACCACGGTGCGCTACACCAAGGCGGACTACGAGTCCGCCATGCACACCCTGATCGAGGGCGCGATTCTCGCCGTGGTGGTGGTGTTCCTGTTCCTGAGGGACTGGCGGGCCACCATCATCACCACGCTGGCCATCCCGCTCTCCATCCTGCCCACCTTCTGGATCATGGACCTGCTGGGCTTCTCGCTGAATGCGGTGAGCCTCCTGGCCATCACGCTGGTGACCGGCATCCTGGTGGACGATGCCATCGTTGAGATCGAGAACATCGTCCGGCACATGCGGCAGGGCAAGTCGCCTTACCGCGCCTCCATCGAGGCGGCGGACGAGATCGGCCTCGCGGTGGTGGCGACCACGCTCACCATCGCCGCCGTGTTCGTGCCGGTCTCCTTCATGGGTGGCATTGCCGGCCAGTATTTCAAGCAGTTCGGCATCACGGTCGCCATCGCGGTGCTGTTCTCCCTGGCGGTGGCCCGGCTCATCACGCCCCTGCTCGCCGCCTATTTCCTGCGCGACAGCGGTCATCACCAGGTCAAGGAAGGCATGGTGATGCGCAATTATGTGCGCCTACTGGGCTGGTCGGTGCGGCACCGCTTCGTGACCATCCTCATGGGCTTCGGGGTGTTCGCGGGGACCATCTACCTGTCGACGCTGCTGCCCTCCGGCTTCTTACCCAGCAACGACATCTCGCGCTCCATGCTGTCCATCGAGCTGCCGCCGGGCACCACGCTGGGGGAAACACAGGACGTGTCCGACCGCATCACCCGCCTGCTCCTCGACCAGCCTGAGGTGGCAAGCGTCTATGCCACCGCTGGTACCGGCGGCGACGGGGGAATGGCCCTGTCGGCGGGCGAGGTGCGCAAGTCGCAGATCGTGGCCAACCTGAAGCCACGCAAGGAGCGCGCCGTCGACCAGAAGACCTTTGAGGGCCGCCTGCACGACAAGCTCACTGCTATTCCCGACATGCGCTTCACCTGGAGTCCCAACGGCCAGGCAGCGCAGCGCGGCTTCAGCGTCATCCTCTCCGGCAATGACGGCGAGGCGGTTGAGGAAGCGGCGCTGAAGCTCGAGAAGGAGGTGCGCGACCAGGTGCCGGTGCTCTCCAACGTGGTGTCCAGCGCCTCGCTGGACCGGCCCGAGATCCGCATCATCCCCAAGCTCGACCAAGCGGCGCAGCTCGGCGTCTCGGTGGACACCATCGCGGAGACGGTGCGGATCGCCACCATCGGCGACATCAATGCCAACCTCGCCAAATTCTCGGCCAAGGACCGGCAAATCGACATCCGGGTGCAGATGGACGAGCGGGCGCGGGCGCGCCTGTCCACGTTCGATGCCATCCGCGTGCCCACCAAAACCGGCGTGTCCGTGCCGCTCTCGGCGGTCGCCACCATCGAGTTCGGCAAGGGCCCCACGGCGCTGGAACGCTATGACCGGGCACGGCGCATCGCAGTGGAGGCGGACCTGGTGGGCGACACGCCGCTCGGCACCGCGCTCGAACAGGTCAAGGCGCTTCCCGCGGCCCGCGATCTGCCGGCCGGCGTCACGCTGAAGGAATCGGGCGACGCGGAGATCATGGAGGAGGTGTTCACCGGCTTTGCCCTTGCCATCGCAGCGGGCGTCATGCTGGTGCTGGCGGTGCTGGTGCTGCTGTTCCAGGACGTGCTGCAGCCCATCACCATCCTCATCTCCCTGCCGCTCTCGGTGGGCGGCGCCTTCATCGCCCTGCTGCTGACCGGCAACTCGGTGTCGCTCCCGGTGGTCATCGGCTTCCTGATGCTCATGGGCATCGTCACCAAGAACGCCATCCTCCTGGTGGATTTCGCGGTGGAAGCCATGGCGCTGGGCCATTCCCGCTTCGAGGCGCTGATGGAAGCGGGGCGCAAGCGCGCCCAACCCATCGTCATGACCACCATCGCCATGGCGGCGGGCATGATCCCCTCGGCCCTGGCCCTAGGCGAAGGCGGTGCCTTCCGCGCGCCCATGGCCATTGCCGTGATCGGAGGCTTGCTGGCCTCCACCGTGCTGTCGCTGGTGTTCGTGCCGGCTGTCTTCACAGTGATGGACGACTTGCGCCGGATTCTCGGCCGGGTGTTCGGACGCTTCATCGGCGCCAGGGACGAGGCGAATACGTCTCATGGGGACCAGCACGACCCGCACCGGAACGCCGCCCCCTATCCCAAGGCGGCAGAGTGA
- a CDS encoding efflux RND transporter periplasmic adaptor subunit, with the protein MRRLASCLGLGLALTLAVTGPARADAQPAQGSKGLTVTVTRPQTRLMTETLLATGSLKAREEIQIGPEVEGYRLIELLADVGDRVEKGQVLARLSRDMLQVQLAQNTANGARAEAAIAQQRATLDQMLAQETEATSAVDRARQLRKTGVISQEALDERERAVKVAAAQVAATRQALLAAEADAKLVKAQRDEIELRMQRTEVRSPEAGVILTRDARVGSIVLSTRSDPLFRIAKNGAIDLEAEVPEASMPRIAVGQRVEVTPAGFTKPVQGEVRLISAQLDKSTRLGNVEIALPENAQLRPGTYARGLIEIGRREGLVVPQSAVLFDAKGAYVLVVTDGIVAERRVEPGLKDDGRVELVHGVSASDQVVVRAGGFLREGDHVTPVEALQTAKDAR; encoded by the coding sequence ATGCGCCGCCTCGCCTCCTGTCTCGGCCTCGGCCTCGCCCTCACACTCGCCGTCACCGGCCCGGCGCGCGCGGATGCGCAGCCGGCCCAGGGCAGCAAGGGCCTGACGGTTACCGTGACCCGGCCGCAAACCCGCCTCATGACGGAGACCCTGCTGGCCACCGGCTCGCTCAAGGCGCGCGAGGAGATCCAGATCGGGCCGGAAGTGGAAGGCTACCGACTGATCGAACTGCTCGCGGACGTGGGCGACCGGGTCGAGAAAGGTCAGGTGCTCGCGCGCCTCTCGCGCGACATGCTCCAGGTGCAGCTCGCCCAGAACACGGCCAACGGCGCGCGCGCGGAAGCCGCCATCGCCCAGCAGCGCGCCACCCTCGACCAGATGCTGGCCCAGGAGACCGAGGCCACGTCGGCGGTGGATCGGGCGCGCCAGTTGCGCAAGACCGGCGTCATTTCCCAGGAAGCCTTGGATGAGCGCGAGCGCGCCGTGAAGGTCGCCGCCGCCCAGGTGGCCGCCACCCGGCAGGCCCTCCTCGCCGCCGAGGCGGATGCTAAGCTCGTCAAGGCCCAGCGGGACGAGATCGAACTGCGGATGCAGCGCACCGAGGTGCGTTCGCCCGAAGCCGGGGTGATCCTGACCCGGGATGCGCGCGTGGGCTCCATCGTGCTGTCCACGCGGTCCGACCCCCTTTTCCGCATCGCCAAGAACGGCGCCATCGATCTGGAAGCGGAGGTGCCGGAGGCGTCCATGCCGCGCATCGCCGTTGGGCAGCGCGTGGAGGTCACGCCTGCGGGCTTTACCAAGCCCGTTCAGGGCGAAGTGCGTCTCATCTCGGCGCAGCTGGACAAGTCCACGCGCCTCGGCAACGTGGAAATCGCACTGCCCGAGAACGCCCAGCTTCGGCCCGGCACCTATGCGCGGGGGTTGATCGAGATCGGCCGGCGTGAGGGGCTCGTGGTGCCGCAGTCGGCCGTGCTGTTCGACGCGAAGGGCGCCTATGTGCTGGTGGTGACCGACGGCATTGTGGCCGAGCGACGCGTCGAACCGGGCCTGAAGGATGACGGCCGGGTGGAATTGGTGCACGGCGTGAGCGCCAGCGACCAGGTGGTGGTGCGGGCCGGCGGCTTCCTGCGGGAGGGCGACCATGTCACCCCCGTGGAAGCCCTGCAGACCGCGAAGGACGCCCGCTGA
- a CDS encoding TetR/AcrR family transcriptional regulator encodes MHDVVTSPPSDHRTDQQRRILAAAATCFARSGFHGTSMQQICTEAGMSPGALYRYFPSKESLIGAIVESERTERAQLFQQVFNAPSFLDGLAAGLVTILTEDTLLCAKLGPEIMVESIRNARLRDEVEPMEAETRDMLRSAITAAAAEGQIDSTADPDDLMVLLQAIGDGLLLYSQLHPEAKIADRIPAFSTLVGRMLKPESGPGEHTP; translated from the coding sequence GTGCACGACGTGGTAACGTCGCCCCCGTCCGATCACCGCACGGACCAGCAGCGGCGCATTCTTGCCGCGGCCGCGACCTGCTTTGCCCGCTCCGGCTTCCACGGCACCTCCATGCAGCAGATCTGCACCGAGGCAGGAATGAGCCCCGGTGCCCTCTACCGTTACTTCCCCTCCAAGGAATCTCTTATCGGCGCCATCGTGGAGAGCGAGCGCACGGAGCGCGCGCAGCTGTTTCAGCAGGTCTTCAACGCGCCGAGCTTCCTCGATGGCCTGGCCGCCGGGCTCGTCACCATCCTCACCGAGGACACCCTGCTGTGCGCGAAGCTGGGACCGGAGATCATGGTGGAATCGATCCGCAATGCCCGCCTGCGGGACGAGGTGGAACCAATGGAGGCGGAGACCCGGGATATGCTGCGCAGCGCCATCACCGCCGCAGCGGCAGAAGGGCAGATCGACTCCACGGCGGATCCCGACGACCTGATGGTTCTCCTTCAGGCCATCGGCGACGGGTTGCTGCTCTATAGCCAGCTCCATCCCGAAGCTAAAATCGCCGATCGCATCCCTGCCTTCTCCACGCTCGTGGGCCGCATGCTCAAGCCTGAGTCAGGGCCGGGGGAGCACACGCCATGA